The Drosophila teissieri strain GT53w chromosome X, Prin_Dtei_1.1, whole genome shotgun sequence genome has a segment encoding these proteins:
- the LOC122623767 gene encoding ATP-dependent DNA helicase DDX11, producing the protein MAQYTPSQRLATPTAQEFGFPYPPYAIQEQLMQELFQVLERGQVGIFESPTGTGKSLTLTCGALTWLARHEELVRTEMLARIRRVEQELAKLKEESEQSSDWLESQGKSRAQREELHRLQHLQELVDKQEQQLAQIKKGATKHRKQGRAQPGKLGEQEKDPELSSDSDSDHETEDGPQETAEDRYRPVQIFFCSRTHSQLAQIVAELRKTPHGQSVRCISLGSRQQLCGNPQVRRLKHVGLMNERCLDMATKKSRPNPSKKSRLSAEANSRCPFKAAPLVESLRDLALSEPLDIEELANEGAACGGCSYYASRSAVEHAQLVLLPYQLLLQKSARNQLGISLKGSIVIVDEAHNLLDSVAQLHGSEINRQQLERAKVQITGYKEHFQKRFSTKNLLKINQIIFIVRRLLKILDRGKETQANSCSMMRTYDLTAEGDFFNIDLCELLDFCARSRFARKVQGHADRMEREPRPSENQPPVSTARSLILQRLASEQKQKEKPKPAKRKADDSEDKAEEFQEQQKPPKKPVQEVTPSPIRPLLAFLETLTSNAEDGRILLDPVGGTLKYILLDPAEQFADIVAEARAIVIAGGTMQPTQELKEQLFTSCQDRLVERFYNHVVEDDAVLPFVISNGPSGAPLSFQFAHRASAEMLQELSMLLRNLCHVVPGGVVCFLPSYEYLDKVYKYLEQSGTLETIRSRKSVFREVSGSAEQLLDNYALAIKKPASGGALLLSVVGGKLSEGLNFADDLGRAVLVVGLPYSNRQSPELRQRMQHLDEKLGPGAGNEYYDNLCLKAVNQCIGRAVRHIKDYACVYLLDKRFADPKIRGKLPKWISRHIVESNSANGGFGAVQARTARFFKSR; encoded by the exons ATGGCCCAGTATACGCCCAGCCAGCggctggccacgcccaccgcccaggAGTTTGGGTTTCCCTATCCACCGTACGCAATCCAGGAGCAGCTGATGCAGGAGCTCTTCCAGGTGCTCGAGAGGGGTCAGGTGGGCATATTCGAGAGTCCAACGGGAACGGGAAAGTCCCTGACGCTCACCTGCGGCGCACTCACCTGGCTGGCCAGGCACGAGGAGCTGGTGCGCACGGAAATGCTGGCAAGGATTCGCCGCGTGGAGCAGGAGTTGGCCAAACTGAAGGAGGAGAGCGAGCAGTCGAGCGACTGGCTGGAGAGCCAGGGAAAGTCCAGAGCACAGCGGGAGGAACTCCACAGGCTGCAGCACCTGCAGGAGCTGGTGGACaagcaagagcagcagctggcGCAAATCAAGAAAGGGGCCACAAAGCATAGGAAGCAAGGAAGGGCGCAGCCAGGCAAGCTCGGGGAACAGGAGAAGGACCCGGAGTTGAGCTCCGACTCGGACTCAGATCACGAAACCGAAGATGGCCCACAGGAAACGGCCGAAGACCGCTATCGTCCTGTGCAAATATTCTTTTGCAGCCGCACCCACTCGCAGTTGGCACAAATTGTGGCGGAGCTGCGGAAAACACCGCATGGCCAGTCGGTGAGGTGCATTTCCCTAGGCTCTCGACAGCAATTGTGCGGGAATCCCCAAGTGCGCAGGCTGAAGCATGTGGGCCTGATGAACGAGCGATGCCTGGATATGGCTACCAAGAAATCCCGCCCCAATCCCAGCAAGAAAAGTCGGCTAAGTGCAGAGGCCAACAGTAGATGCCCGTTTAAGGCGGCTCCTCTGGTGGAGTCCCTCAGGGATTTGGCCCTGAGTGAGCCGTTGGACATTGAGGAGCTGGCCAATGAGGGAGCTGCCTGCGGAGGCTGCTCGTATTACGCCTCGCGATCCGCTGTAGAGCACGCCCAACTTGTACTGCTGCCGTatcaactgctgctgcagaagTCCGCCCGCAACCAGCTGGGCATCAGTCTCAAGGGCTCCATCGTAATAGTCGACGAGGCTCACAACTTATTGGACAGCGTGGCCCAGCTGCACGGCTCTGAAATCAACCGCCAGCAGCTGGAGAGGGCCAAGGTGCAGATCACCGGCTATAAGGAGCACTTCCAGAAACGTTTCAGCACCAAGAATCTCCTAAAAATCAACCAAATCATCTTCATAGTTCGCCGATTGCTTAAAATTCTAGATCGCGGCAAGGAAACCCAGGCCAACAGCTGCAGCATGATGCGCACCTATGACCTAACCGCCGAAGGTGACTTCTTCAACATTGATCTGTGTGAGCTGCTGGACTTTTGCGCCCGCTCTCGTTTCGCGCGGAAAGTACAGGGACATGCGGACAGAATGGAGAGGGAACCACGACCCAGTGAGAATCAACCACCTGTGTCCACGGCGAGGAGTCTGATCCTCCAGAGATTGGCCAGCGAGCAAAAGCAGAAAGAGAAACCCAAGCCGGCCAAGAGGAAAGCGGACGACAGCGAGGATAAAGCGGAGGAGTTTCAGGAACAGCAGAAGCCACCAAAGAAGCCGGTCCAGGAAGTAACTCCCTCGCCTATAAGACCGTTGCTGGCATTTCTGGAAACCCTCACCAGCAATGCTGAGGATGGCAGGATTTTACTGGATCCTGTGGGCGGAACCTTGAAGTACATACTGCTCGATCCTGCCGAGCAATTCGCCGACATCGTCGCAGAAGCCAGAGCG ATTGTAATTGCTGGTGGAACCATGCAGCCCACCCAGGAGCTGAAGGAGCAGCTGTTCACCAGCTGCCAGGACCGATTGGTCGAGCGTTTCTACAACCACGTAGTTGAGGATGATGCGGTCTTGCCCTTCGTGATATCCAATGGCCCAAGCGGTGCTCCACTGTCCTTCCAGTTTGCGCATAGAGCTAGTGCCGAAATG CTCCAGGAGCTCTCAATGCTTCTTCGAAATCTGTGCCATGTGGTGCCGGGTGGAGTGGTTTGCTTCCTGCCGTCCTACGAGTATTTGGACAAGGTCTACAAGTACCTGGAGCAGTCCGGAACCCTCGAGACGATTCGGAGCAGGAAAAGCGTGTTTCGTGAAGTCTCCGGATCGGCCGAGCAGCTCTTGGACAACTATGCGCTGGCTATCAAGAAACCCGCTTCGGGAGGAGCCCTGCTCTTGAGTGTCGTGGGGGGAAAGCTCTCCGAGGGCCTGAACTTCGCCGACGATCTTGGCAGGGCAGTGCTCGTAGTGGGTCTGCCGTACTCCAACCGCCAGTCGCCGGAGCTGCGGCAGCGAATGCAGCACCTGGATGAGAAACTGGGACCCGGTGCGGGCAACGAATACTACGATAATCTCTGCTTGAAGGCGGTCAACCAGTGTATAGGACGGGCAGTCCGCCACATCAAGGACTACGCCTGCGTGTATTTGCTGGACAAACGGTTTGCGGATCCCAAGATACGCGGCAAACTGCCGAAATGGATTTCCCGCCACATTGTGGAGTCGAACTCGGCGAATGGCGGCTTTGGAGCAGTTCAAGCGCGCACTGCCAGGTTTTTCAAGAGCAGATAA
- the LOC122625315 gene encoding LOW QUALITY PROTEIN: neurogenic protein mastermind (The sequence of the model RefSeq protein was modified relative to this genomic sequence to represent the inferred CDS: substituted 2 bases at 2 genomic stop codons) has protein sequence MEQPSILVKILHSIPHVNYTFRRVNDTFNPDSDVYLESLVILASIPAGLLIGSLLGLLLYLLTRCCDRRQRKPSAQRCQSCSLVIITLMTCAAIGLGLYGNDDFHNGLLQAFGSGKSVEGLVLTLKRQTESIKHDLETRMAGHKVEQLVEKPQYNQTVVMLLIETSRLVTENTSRAVASLDSMVHYFMKAKGSENDTSLMGLLQLGEFYESIRWPATLAFLTVLLLLCTVLVIGVARRSRCTLIFFSVSGLFCIIICWLLAGVYLASSVAAGDFCMRPHDYMCRQVGMRSPYVDFLNCGTPRNRFILRLNESRDLVDRARESVEHMQRMSQETYPHIDIQRTLNAMDNDLEIALRNLTTLSATLDRRAIDMHYEEALRGLCGGGLLGLSLMMVAGLLTSFLLTILVYADSHAWIYLTKRPTLDADKSETAPLFPASNAPSASISPTAPLSTGTINRTLLHHQQASSAGLGGGSGTLPGSGGGAGAGGGVGGANGHNGVGPYRNGSAGLRQGLASPSSQSSHTSSTATYNNHNNGTTSYHNSHQQHNNHLYSNHYSHSNNHYNSTQHRTNPAAGAVAAAVGVAGSGQRSPSPPPVYDLVHGTRSGHHTLGRLPSHHQQSATYLPGPNNGKYATLSKQCKTLESNDFYXDSLACSSHAGSSSNTAQQQQNLQLQQHQQHQQQQQQSSLINQNQNQSQSTLKNIFASATLPRSTGSSIRSVLSVQTSNAGICRSTGNGLDGDMVDDRDPRDVTNNSFNRFDPKYISIGPKAVRGQNNNLNIMSVAGSANKCATLRHVGRYGGSLKGVSAVNATPSPAAAPAVHSPNLRSAKTPSIATVSKDYCQQPDCIPQEFLLQQQQQLQQQQQQQQQQQLQQQLQQQQLQLQQQQQQQQQQQQQQQQMVPPAPPQPAPPPPPKPKIVNTFTEIPGTTGVGSSYAKEQQQQQQLLALQQQQQQQLLALQQQRERELQQQQQQQQQQQRELHPPTTHILPPSAVYSIESSEVLPTAAPRAQQRSLNPASIVNQPLPEIPTNQQQSKISAQPLCAASLGQYRSLQRPQTQKLQPAAISSPQQPPTLPPKNRHKNSNRGGAIDSSNANHMQTLPPKSASLRQQQQQQQQERERERERERERERPRRAETLDNARSYIEQQQQYPGHLITSSNMKKQHSYDSSYHQQQQQQQQQQAFYQRQHNNNFSAKQQQQLMLEQQQQQQQQALFYRSLKRGERVATGSGGVTGGGAAISNQSDLYSVTELXECACCGGGVDVVRRGASSTSLHAAAATQTQTHTQNQTQSQNQAPVPLPPKKHRQRERERNLEQREQPAPCNANLCEEHEYDEFYPQAYEMHAVVGGTGGPTGGGAAGTGSGSKHGKQGQQRAATFDVADARDYELKRLGNRRSQQQAAPSKRNGGAAVPAVSQDHHRSHDRERSRSDHRIASYACEEVNSSALCSAGSMSSMLQPANGTGHRISGHQHQRDHHSRDQQQQQQQQQQQQQQQQQRERREKTFKV, from the exons ATGGAACAGCCGAGCATTCTCGTCAAAATCCTGCACTCGATTCCGCACGTGAATTACACATTCCGTCGGGTTAACGACACCTTCAATCCGGACAGCGATGTTTACCTCGAG AGTCTGGTCATCCTGGCATCCATTCCCGCCGGCCTGCTGATCGGCTCTCTGCTGGGCCTGCTGCTCTACCTGTTGACCAGATGCTGCGATCGCCGCCAGAGGAAGCCGAGCGCCCAGCGCTGCCAGAGCTGCTCCTTGGTCATCATCACGCTGATGACCTGCGCTGCCATCGGATTAG GCTTGTACGGCAACGATGACTTCCACAATGGACTCCTTCAGGCCTTCGGATCCGGGAAGAGCGTGGAGGGCCTGGTGCTCACCCTGAAACGACAG ACGGAGAGCATCAAGCACGACCTGGAGACGCGAATGGCGGGGCACAAGGTGGAGCAGCTGGTGGAGAAGCCGCAGTATAACCAGACGGTGGTGATGCTGCTCATCGAGACGTCGCGCCTGGTCACGGAGAACACCTCGCGGGCGGTGGCCTCGCTGGACAGCATGGTTCACTACTTCATGAAGGCCAAGGGCAGCGAGAACGACACCTCGCTCATGGGACTGCTGCAG CTCGGCGAGTTCTACGAATCGATTCGCTGGCCAGCCACCCTGGCCTTCCTCACtgtgctcctgctgctctgcACCGTTTTGGTGATTGGCGTGGCCAGGCGATCGCGCTGCACCCTGATCTTCTTCAGCGTCTCGGGCCTGTTCTGCATCATcatctgctggctgctggcagGCGTTTATCTGGCCTCCAGCGTGGCTGCCGGAGACTTCTGTATGCGACCCCACGACTACATGTGCCGTCAGGTGGGCATG AGGAGTCCCTATGTCGACTTTCTCAACTGCGGCACACCGCGCAATCGCTTCATCCTGCGGCTGAATGAGTCCCGGGATCTGGTGGATCGGGCCAGGGAAAGTGTGGAGCACATGCAGCG CATGAGTCAGGAAACATATCCACACATCGACATCCAGCGCACCCTGAACGCCATGGACAACGACCTGGAGATCGCACTGCGCAACCTGACGACGCTGTCGGCCACTTTGGACCGCCGCGCGATCGACATGCACTACGAGGAGGCACTCCGCGGACTTTGCGGCGGCGGGCTGCTGGGACTCAGTCTGATGATGGTCGCTGGTCTGCTGACCTCCTTCCTGCTGACGATCCTAGTGTACGCCGACTCCCACGCCTGGATCTATCTGACCAAGCG GCCAACGCTGGATGCGGACAAATCGGAGACAGCGCCACTATTCCCCGCCTCGAACGCGCCGAGCGCCAGCATCTCGCCCACAGCACCGCTCAGCACGGGGACGATCAACAGGACGCtgctgcaccaccagcaggcGTCGTCGGCCGGCCTGGGCGGCGGTTCGGGTACCTTGCCGGGATCTGGAGGCGGCGCAGGGGCTGGAGGAGGCGTCGGCGGCGCCAATGGACACAATGGCGTGGGGCCGTACCGCAACGGATCGGCGGGCCTGAGACAAGGGTTGGCATCACCTTCATCTCAATCAAGCCACACCTCATCCACCGCTACttacaacaaccacaacaacggCACCACCAGTTACCACAACAGCCACCAACAACACAACAACCACCTGTACAGCAACCACtacagccacagcaacaaccactACAACAGCACACAGCATAGAACTAACCCTGCGGCGGGGGCGGTAGCAgcggcggtgggcgtggccggcagTGGCCAGCGATCGCCGTCGCCGCCGCCTGTCTACGATTTGGTGCATGGCACAAG GTCAGGACACCACACGCTGGGACGCCTGCCATCGCATCACCAGCAGTCGGCGACGTATTTGCCGGGACCCAACAATGGAAAGTACGCGACGCTCAGCAAGCAGTGTAAGACGCTCGAGTCCAACGACTTCTACTGAGATTCGCTTGCCTGCAGTTCCCATGCAGGCAGTAGCAGCaacacagcacagcagcagcagaacttgcagctccagcagcatcagcagcaccagcagcagcagcaacagagcAGCCTCATCaatcagaaccagaaccaaagCCAGAGCACGCTGAAGAACATCTTTGCGTCGGCCACCCTGCCCCGCTCGACGGGCAGCTCCATCCGGTCGGTGCTCTCCGTGCAAACCTCCAACGCGGGCATTTGCCGCTCCACGGGCAACGGATTGGACGGCGACATGGTGGACGATCGCGATCCCAGGGATGTGACCAACAACAGCTTCAATCGCTTCGATCCCAAGTACATAAGCATTGGTCCCAAGGCGGTGAGGGGTCAGAATAATAATCTTAATATCATGTCCGTCGCCGGCAGTGCCAATAAGTGTGCCACTCTGCGACACGTGGGTCGCTATGGTGGCTCGCTCAAGGGTGTGTCCGCCGTCAATGCCACGCCCTCGCCCGCCGCCGCCCCAGCTGTCCATTCGCCGAACTTGAGGAGCGCCAAGACGCCGTCGATAGCCACCGTTTCGAAGGATTATTGCCAGCAGCCGGACTGCATTCCTCAGGAGttcctcctccagcagcagcaacagctgcagcagcagcagcagcaacaacagcagcagcaactgcagcagcagcttcagcagcaacagctgcaactccagcaacagcagcaacagcagcagcagcaacaacagcagcagcagcagatggtGCCGCCTGCTCCGCCGCAACCAgcgcctccgcctccacccAAACCAAAGATAGTCAATACGTTTACGGAAATTCCCGGCACCACGGGCGTGGGCAGCTCGTAcgccaaggagcagcagcaacagcagcaactgttggccctgcagcagcagcagcaacagcagctgctcgccctccagcagcagcgggagcgggagctgcagcaacaacagcagcagcagcaacagcagcaaagaGAGTTGCATCCACCGACCACCCACATACTACCCCCTTCGGCTGTCTACAGCATCGAGAGCAGCGAGGTGTTGCCCACAGCCGCGCCGCGTGCGCAGCAGCGCTCGCTGAATCCCGCATCCATTGTGAACCAACCGCTGCCCGAGATTCCCACCAATCAGCAACAGTCAAAGATCTCCGCTCAGCCGCTGTGCGCCGCCAGTTTGGGGCAGTACCGCTCGCTGCAGCGTCCTCAAACGCAGAAGTTGCAGCCGGCTGCCATCTCCTCGCCGCAGCAGCCACCAACGCTGCCGCCCAAGAACCGGCACAAAAATAGCAACCGCGGCGGAGCCATCGACAGCAGCAATGCCAATCACATGCAGACCTTGCCGCCGAAGTCAGCCAGCCTcagacagcaacagcagcagcagcagcaggagcgcGAAAGGGAGCGAGAACGCGAACGGGAGCGCGAGCGTCCGCGGAGGGCGGAGACCCTGGACAACGCTCGCAGCTACATtgaacaacagcaacagtatCCCGGCCACCTGAtaaccagcagcaacatgaagAAGCAGCACTCCTACGACAGCAGCTaccatcagcaacagcagcagcagcagcagcaacaggcctTTTATCAAAggcagcacaacaacaacttctcggccaagcagcagcagcagctaatgctggagcaacagcagcagcagcaacagcaggcgtTGTTTTACAGATCGCTGAAACGGGGAGAACGCGTAGCCACTGGCAGCGGGGGAGTGactggaggaggagccgcCATCAGCAACCAGAGCGATCTGTACTCGGTGACGGAGTTGTAGGAGTGCGcctgctgcggcggcggtgTGGATGTGGTGCGCCGAGGCGCCTCATCCACATCGCTGCACGCGGCGGCGGCTACACAAACTCAGACTCACACCCAAAACCAGACGCAATCGCAGAACCAGGCGCCTGTCCCCCTGCCACCCAAGAAGCATCGCCAGCGCGAGCGGGAGCGCAACCTAGAACAGCGGGAACAGCCGGCACCCTGCAATGCCAATCTGTGCGAGGAGCACGAGTACGATGAGTTCTACCCCCAGGCCTATGAAATGCATGCGGTTGTCGGAGGAACTGGCGGCCCGACgggtggaggagcagctggaacTGGCTCTGGTTCCAAGCACGGCAAGCAGGGTCAGCAGAGAGCAGCCACTTTCGATGTTGCCGATGCCAGGGACTACGAACTGAAGCGTCTGGGCAACCGGAGatcgcagcagcaggcggctcCTAGCAAAAGAAACGGAGGCGCCGCAGTACCAGCTGTCAGCCAGGATCACCATCGTAGCCACGATCGCGAGCGGTCGCGCAGCGATCACCGCATTGCCAGCTATGCCTGCGAAGAGGTCAACTCCTCAGCGCTCTGCAGCGCCGGCTCCATGAGCTCCATGCTGCAGCCAGCCAATGGAACTGGTCACCGGATCAGCGGTCACCAGCACCAGCGGGATCACCATTCGCgggatcagcagcagcagcagcaacaacagcagcagcagcagcaacaacagcaacagcgggAGCGACGCGAGAAGACCTTTAAGGTATGA
- the LOC122624324 gene encoding zinc finger protein 771 — MAQVQYEGAENRASLPSTYDEQLALHREELEAEELHLSSQQRQGGSPSFICRRCPALFPSREELAAHRPTHRLKRGQRTPTSQHACDACGRVFQKHNALVEHMNAHNDVRNYPCPECPARFVQRSNRECHLRNVHRKVYLHSCPEPGCEKRFQQRRERDQHVKTVHQQERNLVCDTCSACFSHPVNYRKHLASHGGEKSYGCPICGKLFGRPENRDVHLFVHSICKAYVCCVCGADYMRRNQLIRHGLASGHQNDPIVRQKPQFSPALAAKNRILSESQEEELQWLEGEDDYDSPGCLEDSQEERLTETGNMTAIVAENENESQFFD; from the exons ATGGCACAAGTACAATATGAAGGGGCCGAAAACAGGGCCTCACTACCAAGCACCTATGACGAGCAACTGGCCCTGCACCGCGAGGAACTGGAGGCCGAGGAACTGCACCTGAGCAGCCAGCAGCGCCAAGGCG GATCTCCGTCCTTCATCTGCAGACGCTGTCCAGCGCTCTTCCCCAGCAGGGAGGAGCTGGCCGCCCATCGTCCCACGCACCGACTCAAGCGTGGACAGCGGACGCCCACGTCGCAGCATGCCTGCGACGCCTGTGGAAGGGTCTTCCAGAAGCACAACGCCCTGGTGGAGCACATGAATGCGCACAACGACGTGCGGAACTATCCGTGTCCGGAGTGTCCGGCGCGCTTTGTGCAGCGCAGCAATAGGGAGTGCCACCTGAGGAACGTCCATCGCAAGGTGTACCTGCACTCCTGTCCAGAGCCCGGCTGCGAGAAACGCTTCCAGCAGCGGCGGGAGCGGGATCAGCATGTGAAGACGGTCCACCAGCAGGAGCGGAACCTCGTTTGCGACACCTGCAGCGCGTGCTTTAGCCATCCCGTAAATTATAGGAAGCACCTGGCGTCCCATGGCGGCGAGAAGAGCTATGGCTGCCCGATTTGTGGCAAGCTCTTCGGTCGGCCCGAAAACCGGGATGTTCATCTCTTCGTCCATAGTATTTGCAAGGCCTATGTATGCTGCGTCTGCGGAGCAGATTACATGCGCCGCAATCAGTTGATCCGCCATGGCTTGGCCAGTGGCCACCAGAACGATCCGATTGTCCGGCAAAAGCCCCAGTTTAGCCCTGCCCTTGCTGCGAAGAATCGCATCCTGTCAGAGtcccaggaggaggagctccAATGGCTGGAGGGGGAGGACGACTACGACAGCCCAGGATGCCTCGAGGATTCACAGGAGGAGCGGCTAACGGAGACCGGCAATATGACTGCCATCGTAgcagagaacgaaaacgaAAGTCAGTTCTTCGATTGA
- the LOC122623865 gene encoding activating transcription factor 3, protein MFNSNIPASSLLSIDSGGLLMGGHTPKTPEILNSLIAMTNPLESFSYSSAAAAAVAASSSASCSAASTPVVTVRHFNGHPNGQSHSQDSSHSSCSGSPLDSPAGTATTPSVQQTCSRLIKEGLKLSIQSKRKLSTCDSSSGSEQPHSKYSRRSSNHNGHSGSSNNYSGSMSNANDLDDDCEESSDDDSETKSQPKGLTPEDEDRRRRRRERNKIAATKCRMKKRERTQNLIKESEVLDTQNVELKSQVRQLETERQKLMDMLKSHGCQRAGGCQLPSQLLQSPAHKYLGELELESVNSDAPNSGSNNNQRLQSIPSMATFKYGSKTAAAMAQQLPTGYCKPSPSAQEFEHAGYQQQQQQQQQQQQAQSLNPAGSNVIDHQQQGNPSPSLISDYVPNCDGLTGSGSNHPSHNSSSGASSNTSNNNSNISSHSHGSHSSNATSSTTPTATSSAIEFVKNELVDSQSPYTTALSAERFLFEPSDGFPDIKHACVLPSPCGINGLNMASVVNTSGGAGSNNNSHNNNNNNNNHLMDFHQGLQHGNIGAGVGVGVGVGVGVGVGVGVMTPYDDEQLLLLKNGCFATDLLSQLVEEGGEYVDLDSATAFMNNGSCLA, encoded by the exons ATGTTCAATTCCAACATACCGGCCTCCTCGCTGCTGAGCATCGACAGCGGCGGCCTCCTGATGGGCGGCCATACGCCCAAGACGCCAGAGATCCTCAACTCGCTAATTGCCATGACCAATCCGCTGGAGAGCTTCAGCTACAGttcggcagcggcggcggcggtggcggcatCCTCATCTGCATCCTGCAGTGCCGCCTCCACGCCGGTGGTCACCGTGCGCCATTTCAATGGCCATCCCAATGGGCAG TCGCACTCGCAGGACAGCAGTCATTCCAGTTGCTCCGGATCGCCGCTCGACTCCCCAGCGGGCACGGCCACCACGCCCAGCGTGCAACAG ACCTGTTCGCGCCTGATCAAGGAGGGCCTGAAGCTGTCCATCCAGAGCAAGCGCAAGCTGTCCACCTGCGACTCCAGCTCCGGATCGGAGCAGCCGCACTCCAAGTACTcgcgccgcagcagcaaccacaacgggcacagcggcagcagcaacaactacagcgGCAGCATGAGCAACGCCAACGACTTGGACGACGACTGCGAGGAGTCGAGCGATGACGACAGCGAAACCAAGTCGCAACCCAAGGGCCTGACACCGGAGGACGAGGACCGGCGGCGAAGACGCCGCGAGCGGAATAAGATTGCGGCCACCAAGTGCCGGATGAAGAAGCGCGAACGCACACAGAATCTGATCAAGGAGTCGGAGGTCCTGGACACCCAAAATGTGGAGCTGAAGAGCCAGGTGCGTCAGCTGGAGACCGAGCGCCAAAAGTTGATGGACATGCTGAAGTCCCACGGTTGCCAGCGAGCCGGCGGCTGCCAATTGCCCAGCCAACTGCTCCAATCGCCGGCCCACAAGTACCTCggcgaactggaactggaatcGGTGAACAGCGACGCTCCCAACtccggcagcaacaacaaccagcgGCTGCAGAGCATACCCTCGATGGCCACCTTCAAGTACGGCTCCAAAACGGCGGCGGCCATGGCCCAACAACTGCCCACTGGCTACTGCAAGCCCTCGCCCAGCGCCCAGGAATTCGAGCATGCCGGctaccagcagcaacagcagcaacagcagcagcagcagcaggcacagTCCCTGAATCCCGCCGGCAGCAACGTGATTGACCACCAGCAGCAAGGCAATCCCAGTCCCAGCCTGATTTCCGACTATGTGCCCAACTGCGACGGCCTcactggcagtggcagcaaccaTCCCAgtcacaacagcagcagcggcgccagcagcaacaccagcaataacaacagcaacatcagtaGCCACAGCCAcggcagccacagcagcaacgcCACGAGCagcaccacgcccaccgccaccAGCAGCGCCATTGAGTTCGTGAAGAACGAGCTGGTGGACTCGCAGAGCCCCTACACCACCGCCCTCAGCGCGGAAAGGTTCCTGTTCGAGCCCAGCGATGGCTTTCCGGACATCAAGCACGCCTGTGTTCTGCCCTCGCCCTGCGGCATCAATGGCCTCAACATGGCCAGCGTGGTCAACACGAGCGGCGGTGCCGGCAGCAATAATAACAgccacaacaataacaacaacaacaataaccacCTGATGGACTTCCACCAGGGCCTGCAGCACGGCAACATTGGAGCCGGAGTGGGCGTTGGAgttggcgtgggcgtgggcgttggagtgggagtgggcgtgATGACCCCCTACGATGACgagcagttgctgctgctgaagaacGGCTGCTTTGCCACCGATCTGCTGTCCCAGCTGGTGGAGGAGGGCGGCGAGTATGTCGACCTGGACTCAGCCACCGCCTTCATGAACAACGGCAGTTGCCTGGCGTGA